A genomic window from Cinclus cinclus chromosome 5, bCinCin1.1, whole genome shotgun sequence includes:
- the RBPJ gene encoding recombining binding protein suppressor of hairless isoform X1 yields the protein MRNYLKERGDQTVLILHAKVAQKSYGNEKRFFCPPPCVYLMGSGWKKKKEQMERDGCTEQESQPCAFIGIGNSDQEMQQLNLEGKNYCTAKTLYISDSDKRKHFMLSVKMFYGNSDDIGVFLSKRIKVISKPSKKKQSLKNADLCIASGTKVALFNRLRSQTVSTRYLHVEGGNFHASSQQWGAFYIHLLDDDESEGEEFTVRDGYIHYGQTVKLVCSVTGMALPRLIIRKVDKQTALLDADDPVSQLHKCAFYLKDTERMYLCLSQERIIQFQATPCPKEPNKEMINDGASWTIISTDKAEYTFYEGMGPVHAPVTPVPVVESLQLNGGGDVAMLELTGQNFTPNLRVWFGDVEAETMYRCAESMLCVVPDISAFREGWRWVRQPVQVPVTLVRNDGIIYSTSLTFTYTPEPGPRPHCSAAGAILRANSSLMASSETNTNSEGSYTSVSTNPTNVTSSTATVVS from the exons GTTCTTTTGTCCTCCTCCATGTGTGTATCTCATGGGCAGtggatggaagaaaaaaaaagagcaaatggAGCGGGATGGTTGCACTGAGCAGGAGTCACAACCTTGCGCCTTTATTGGGATAGGAAACAGTGACcaagaaatgcagcagctgaACTTGGAAGGAAAG AATTATTGCACTGCCAAAACATTATACATATCAGACTCAGACAAGAGAAAGCACTTCATGTTATCGGTAAAAATGTTCTATGGCAATAGTGATGACATTGGTGTGTTCCTCAGCAAACGGATCAAAGTCATCTCCAAACCTTCTAAAAAGAAACAGTCACTGAAAAATGCAGACT TATGTATTGCATCAGGGACAAAAGTGGCACTATTTAATAGACTTCGATCACAAACAGTTAGCACCAGATATTTGCACGTAGAAGGTGGTAATTTCCATGCCAGTTCACAACAGTGGGGAGCATTTTACATTCACCTCT TGGATGATGATGAATCAGAAGGAGAAGAATTCACAGTGAGAGATGGCTACATTCATTATGGGCAGACTGTCAAACTTGTATGCTCAGTTACTGGCATGGCACTCCCGAGACTG ATAATTCGAAAAGTAGATAAACAAACGGCGTTATTGGATGCAGATGATCCAGTATCACAGCTCCATAAGTGTGCATTTTACCTTAAAGACACTGAGAGAATGTATTTGTGCCTTTCCCAGGAGAGAATAATCCAATTTCAA GCCACTCCATGCCCAAAAGAACCAAATAAAGAAATGATAAATGATGGAGCTTCTTGGACAATCATTAGCACAGACAAAGCAGAATACACATTTTATGAGGGGATGGGTCCAGTCCATGCTCCAGTGACACCTGTGCCTGTTGTGGAAAGTCTTCAA TTGAATGGTGGTGGGGATGTAGCAATGTTGGAACTTACAGGACAGAACTTCACTCCAAATTTACGTGTCTGGTTTGGGGATGTGGAAGCTGAAACTATGTACAG ATGTGCGGAGAGCATGCTTTGTGTTGTTCCAGACATTTCTGCATTTCGAGAGGGTTGGAGGTGGGTCCGACAGCCAGTCCAGGTTCCAGTAACTTTGGTCCGTAACGATGGCATAATTTACTCCACCAGCCTTACCTTTACGTACACACCGGAACCAGGGCCACGGccacactgcagtgctgctggagcaatCCTCAGAGCCAACTCAAGCCTCATGGCTTCCAgtgaaacaaacacaaacagtGAGGGAAGTTACACAAGCGTCAGCACAAACCCCACCAATGTCACATCATCTACGGCAACTGTAGTTTCCTAA
- the RBPJ gene encoding recombining binding protein suppressor of hairless isoform X2 yields MRNYLKERGDQTVLILHAKVAQKSYGNEKRFFCPPPCVYLMGSGWKKKKEQMERDGCTEQESQPCAFIGIGNSDQEMQQLNLEGKNYCTAKTLYISDSDKRKHFMLSVKMFYGNSDDIGVFLSKRIKVISKPSKKKQSLKNADLCIASGTKVALFNRLRSQTVSTRYLHVEGGNFHASSQQWGAFYIHLLDDDESEGEEFTVRDGYIHYGQTVKLVCSVTGMALPRLIIRKVDKQTALLDADDPVSQLHKCAFYLKDTERMYLCLSQERIIQFQLNGGGDVAMLELTGQNFTPNLRVWFGDVEAETMYRCAESMLCVVPDISAFREGWRWVRQPVQVPVTLVRNDGIIYSTSLTFTYTPEPGPRPHCSAAGAILRANSSLMASSETNTNSEGSYTSVSTNPTNVTSSTATVVS; encoded by the exons GTTCTTTTGTCCTCCTCCATGTGTGTATCTCATGGGCAGtggatggaagaaaaaaaaagagcaaatggAGCGGGATGGTTGCACTGAGCAGGAGTCACAACCTTGCGCCTTTATTGGGATAGGAAACAGTGACcaagaaatgcagcagctgaACTTGGAAGGAAAG AATTATTGCACTGCCAAAACATTATACATATCAGACTCAGACAAGAGAAAGCACTTCATGTTATCGGTAAAAATGTTCTATGGCAATAGTGATGACATTGGTGTGTTCCTCAGCAAACGGATCAAAGTCATCTCCAAACCTTCTAAAAAGAAACAGTCACTGAAAAATGCAGACT TATGTATTGCATCAGGGACAAAAGTGGCACTATTTAATAGACTTCGATCACAAACAGTTAGCACCAGATATTTGCACGTAGAAGGTGGTAATTTCCATGCCAGTTCACAACAGTGGGGAGCATTTTACATTCACCTCT TGGATGATGATGAATCAGAAGGAGAAGAATTCACAGTGAGAGATGGCTACATTCATTATGGGCAGACTGTCAAACTTGTATGCTCAGTTACTGGCATGGCACTCCCGAGACTG ATAATTCGAAAAGTAGATAAACAAACGGCGTTATTGGATGCAGATGATCCAGTATCACAGCTCCATAAGTGTGCATTTTACCTTAAAGACACTGAGAGAATGTATTTGTGCCTTTCCCAGGAGAGAATAATCCAATTTCAA TTGAATGGTGGTGGGGATGTAGCAATGTTGGAACTTACAGGACAGAACTTCACTCCAAATTTACGTGTCTGGTTTGGGGATGTGGAAGCTGAAACTATGTACAG ATGTGCGGAGAGCATGCTTTGTGTTGTTCCAGACATTTCTGCATTTCGAGAGGGTTGGAGGTGGGTCCGACAGCCAGTCCAGGTTCCAGTAACTTTGGTCCGTAACGATGGCATAATTTACTCCACCAGCCTTACCTTTACGTACACACCGGAACCAGGGCCACGGccacactgcagtgctgctggagcaatCCTCAGAGCCAACTCAAGCCTCATGGCTTCCAgtgaaacaaacacaaacagtGAGGGAAGTTACACAAGCGTCAGCACAAACCCCACCAATGTCACATCATCTACGGCAACTGTAGTTTCCTAA